The proteins below are encoded in one region of Brassica napus cultivar Da-Ae chromosome A6, Da-Ae, whole genome shotgun sequence:
- the LOC106357922 gene encoding pre-mRNA-processing factor 17 isoform X2, whose translation MDLIQSYDGGDASSSPEPSPPRMLKAKSSAPEVDDTALALTVSNASQSKSNPINPTQHAVAFNPTYDQLWAPIYGPAHPYAKDGIAQGMRNHKLGFVEDASIGSFVFDEQYSTFQKYGYAADPSGMNYVGDAEALKQNDGVSVYNIKQSDQKRRKLEESKGEEEVEISAEAENPATEAWLLKNRKSPWSRKKEVVQGELTEEQKKYAEDHAKKKEEKSQQGEAKGEAFTDKSTFHGKEDKDYQGRSWIEAPKDAKANNDHCYIPKRLVHTWSGHTKGVSAIRFFPKHGHLLLSAGMDCKVKIWDVYNSGKCMRTYMGHGKAVRDICFSNDGTKFLTAGYDKNIKYWDTETGQVISTFSTGKIPYVVKLNPDDDKQNILLAGMSDKKIVQWDINSGEITQEYDQHLGAVNTITFVDNNRRFVTSSDDKSLRVWEFGIPVVIKYISEPHMHSMPAISVHPNGKWLAAQSLDNQILIYGTRERFQLNKKKRFAGHIVAGYACQVNFSPDGRFVMSGDGEGRCWFWDWKSCRVFKTLRCHNGVCIGAEWHPLEQSKVATCGWDGLIKYW comes from the coding sequence ATGGATCTGATTCAATCCTACGACGGAGGAGACGCCTCTTCTTCGCCGGAACCCTCACCGCCTCGCATGCTGAAGGCGAAGTCATCGGCCCCGGAGGTAGACGACACGGCGCTCGCTCTCACCGTATCCAACGCGAGCCAATCGAAATCGAACCCGATCAACCCGACGCAGCACGCCGTCGCGTTCAACCCCACCTACGATCAGCTCTGGGCCCCGATCTACGGCCCGGCCCATCCCTACGCGAAGGACGGGATCGCTCAGGGGATGCGGAACCACAAGCTAGGGTTCGTGGAGGACGCCTCGATCGGGTCCTTCGTCTTCGACGAGCAGTACAGCACTTTCCAGAAGTACGGCTACGCGGCGGATCCCTCCGGGATGAACTACGTCGGCGACGCGGAGGCGCTGAAGCAGAACGACGGCGTTTCGGTTTATAACATCAAGCAGAGCGAccagaagaggaggaagcttGAGGAGAGCAAAGGGGAGGAGGAGGTTGAGATCTCGGCGGAGGCTGAGAATCCGGCGACGGAGGCGTGGCTGTTGAAGAACAGGAAGAGTCCGTGGTCGAGGAAGAAGGAGGTTGTTCAGGGAGAGTTGACTGAGGAGCAGAAGAAGTATGCAGAGGACCACGccaagaagaaggaagagaagagCCAACAGGGAGAAGCTAAAGGAGAGGCTTTTACGGATAAGAGCACTTTCCATGGCAAGGAGGATAAAGACTATCAAGGGAGGTCGTGGATCGAAGCTCCTAAAGACGCAAAGGCTAACAACGACCATTGCTATATCCCAAAGCGTTTGGTTCATACGTGGAGTGGTCACACGAAAGGTGTTTCCGCTATTCGGTTCTTCCCAAAGCATGGACATTTGCTTCTCTCCGCAGGTATGGATTGCAAGGTCAAGATTTGGGATGTGTATAACTCTGGTAAGTGTATGAGGACTTACATGGGTCACGGTAAAGCTGTGAGGGATATTTGTTTCTCTAATGATGGGACTAAGTTCTTGACTGCTGGGTATGATAAGAACATTAAGTATTGGGATACAGAGACTGGTCAAGTTATATCGACTTTCTCCACTGGGAAGATTCCATATGTGGTGAAGCTGAATCCTGATGATGACAAGCAGAATATTTTGTTGGCGGGGATGAGTGATAAGAAGATAGTGCAGTGGGATATTAACTCCGGGGAGATTACGCAAGAGTATGATCAGCACTTGGGTGCGGTTAATACAATCACGTTTGTGGATAATAACAGAAGGTTTGTCACTTCAAGTGATGATAAGTCTCTTCGTGTGTGGGAGTTTGGGATACCGGTGGTTATCAAGTATATAAGCGAGCCTCATATGCACTCCATGCCTGCAATTTCTGTTCACCCAAATGGGAAGTGGCTTGCGGCGCAGAGCTTGGACAACCAGATTCTGATCTACGGCACCCGGGAAAGGTTTCAGCTGAATAAGAAGAAGAGGTTTGCAGGGCACATTGTGGCCGGGTATGCATGTCAAGTTAATTTCTCGCCGGATGGAAGGTTTGTAATGTCGGGAGATGGAGAGGGTAGGTGCTGGTTTTGGGACTGGAAGAGCTGCAGAGTGTTCAAGACTCTTAGATGTCACAACGGAGTATGCATTGGAGCCGAGTGGCATCCTCTGGAACAGAGCAAAGTCGCAACTTGTGGATGGGACGGCTTGATTAAGTACTGGTAA
- the LOC106356277 gene encoding gibberellin-regulated protein 8 — protein sequence MKLVIVQFSIIFILLTSSLFVLSTADSSCGGKCNVRCAKASQHDLCIKDCNICCQKCNGCVPSGTFGHRDECPCYRDMKNSKGGPKCP from the exons ATGAAGCTCGTGATTGTACAATTCTCTATAATCTTTATTCTCCTCACATCTTCATTGTTCGTGCTTTCAACCGCGGATTCGT CGTGTGGTGGAAAGTGCAACGTGAGATGCGCAAAGGCATCACAACATGACTTGTGCATCAAAGATTGCAATATATGTTGCCAGAAGTGTAATGGTTGTGTGCCCTCTGGCACTTTTGGACACAGAGACGAATGCCCTTGCTACCGAGATATGAAAAACTCCAAAGGCGGGCCCAAGTGTCCCTGA
- the LOC106357922 gene encoding pre-mRNA-processing factor 17 isoform X1: MDLIQSYDGGDASSSPEPSPPRMLKAKSSAPEVDDTALALTVSNASQSKSNPINPTQHAVAFNPTYDQLWAPIYGPAHPYAKDGIAQGMRNHKLGFVEDASIGSFVFDEQYSTFQKYGYAADPSGMNYVGDAEALKQNDGVSVYNIKQSDQKRRKLEESKGEEEVEISAEAENPATEAWLLKNRKSPWSRKKEVVQGELTEEQKKYAEDHAKKKEEKSQQGEAKGEAFTDKSTFHGKEDKDYQGRSWIEAPKDAKANNDHCYIPKRLVHTWSGHTKGVSAIRFFPKHGHLLLSAGMDCKVKIWDVYNSGKCMRTYMGHGKAVRDICFSNDGTKFLTAGYDKNIKYWDTETGQVISTFSTGKIPYVVKLNPDDDKQNILLAGMSDKKIVQWDINSGEITQEYDQHLGAVNTITFVDNNRRFVTSSDDKSLRVWEFGIPVVIKYISEPHMHSMPAISVHPNGKWLAAQSLDNQILIYGTRERFQLNKKKRFAGHIVAGYACQVNFSPDGRFVMSGDGEGRCWFWDWKSCRVFKTLRCHNGVCIGAEWHPLEQSKVATCGWDGLIKYWD, translated from the exons ATGGATCTGATTCAATCCTACGACGGAGGAGACGCCTCTTCTTCGCCGGAACCCTCACCGCCTCGCATGCTGAAGGCGAAGTCATCGGCCCCGGAGGTAGACGACACGGCGCTCGCTCTCACCGTATCCAACGCGAGCCAATCGAAATCGAACCCGATCAACCCGACGCAGCACGCCGTCGCGTTCAACCCCACCTACGATCAGCTCTGGGCCCCGATCTACGGCCCGGCCCATCCCTACGCGAAGGACGGGATCGCTCAGGGGATGCGGAACCACAAGCTAGGGTTCGTGGAGGACGCCTCGATCGGGTCCTTCGTCTTCGACGAGCAGTACAGCACTTTCCAGAAGTACGGCTACGCGGCGGATCCCTCCGGGATGAACTACGTCGGCGACGCGGAGGCGCTGAAGCAGAACGACGGCGTTTCGGTTTATAACATCAAGCAGAGCGAccagaagaggaggaagcttGAGGAGAGCAAAGGGGAGGAGGAGGTTGAGATCTCGGCGGAGGCTGAGAATCCGGCGACGGAGGCGTGGCTGTTGAAGAACAGGAAGAGTCCGTGGTCGAGGAAGAAGGAGGTTGTTCAGGGAGAGTTGACTGAGGAGCAGAAGAAGTATGCAGAGGACCACGccaagaagaaggaagagaagagCCAACAGGGAGAAGCTAAAGGAGAGGCTTTTACGGATAAGAGCACTTTCCATGGCAAGGAGGATAAAGACTATCAAGGGAGGTCGTGGATCGAAGCTCCTAAAGACGCAAAGGCTAACAACGACCATTGCTATATCCCAAAGCGTTTGGTTCATACGTGGAGTGGTCACACGAAAGGTGTTTCCGCTATTCGGTTCTTCCCAAAGCATGGACATTTGCTTCTCTCCGCAGGTATGGATTGCAAGGTCAAGATTTGGGATGTGTATAACTCTGGTAAGTGTATGAGGACTTACATGGGTCACGGTAAAGCTGTGAGGGATATTTGTTTCTCTAATGATGGGACTAAGTTCTTGACTGCTGGGTATGATAAGAACATTAAGTATTGGGATACAGAGACTGGTCAAGTTATATCGACTTTCTCCACTGGGAAGATTCCATATGTGGTGAAGCTGAATCCTGATGATGACAAGCAGAATATTTTGTTGGCGGGGATGAGTGATAAGAAGATAGTGCAGTGGGATATTAACTCCGGGGAGATTACGCAAGAGTATGATCAGCACTTGGGTGCGGTTAATACAATCACGTTTGTGGATAATAACAGAAGGTTTGTCACTTCAAGTGATGATAAGTCTCTTCGTGTGTGGGAGTTTGGGATACCGGTGGTTATCAAGTATATAAGCGAGCCTCATATGCACTCCATGCCTGCAATTTCTGTTCACCCAAATGGGAAGTGGCTTGCGGCGCAGAGCTTGGACAACCAGATTCTGATCTACGGCACCCGGGAAAGGTTTCAGCTGAATAAGAAGAAGAGGTTTGCAGGGCACATTGTGGCCGGGTATGCATGTCAAGTTAATTTCTCGCCGGATGGAAGGTTTGTAATGTCGGGAGATGGAGAGGGTAGGTGCTGGTTTTGGGACTGGAAGAGCTGCAGAGTGTTCAAGACTCTTAGATGTCACAACGGAGTATGCATTGGAGCCGAGTGGCATCCTCTGGAACAGAGCAAAGTCGCAACTTGTGGATGGGACGGCTTGATTAAGTACTG GGACTAA
- the LOC125610175 gene encoding transcription factor bHLH168-like: protein MEREKEIGERSSLSLREKRNLREKERRMRMKDLFCLLSSHVSPTRRLPVPKLIEQATSYMIQLKEKVKYLQEKKKTLLGGEVGCRSEGSSSSLLPKLSIHSRGSIIEMNLIISVNMKRLSLHELMGVFEEEGAQVMSANLQNLNDRTAYTIIAQAIISRIGIDPSRIEKRVRDIIF, encoded by the exons atggAGAGGGAAAAAGAAATAGGAGAACGAAGCTCATTGTCGTTGAGGGAAAAACGAAACCTCAGGGAGAAAGAGCGACGAATGCGTATGAAAGATCTATTCTGTTTACTCTCTTCCCATGTTTCTCCCACTCGTAGG TTACCAGTGCCCAAACTTATAGAACAAGCGACATCGTACATGATCCAGTTGAAAGAGAAAGTAAAGTATTTAcaggagaagaaaaaaacattgttaGGAGGAGAAGTCGGGTGTCGCTCAGAAGGATCGTCGTCGTCTCTTTTGCCAAAACTCAGTATCCATTCACGGGGTTCGATCATAGAGATGAACCTGATTATCAGTGTTAACATGAAAAGATTATCGTTACACGAGCTTATGGGAGTttttgaagaagaaggagctcaAGTTATGAGTGCTAATCTCCAGAACTTGAATGATAGGACCGCTTATACAATCATCGCCCAG GCAATCATATCACGCATCGGCATTGATCCATCAAGAATAGAAAAGAGAGTAAGGGATATcatcttttaa
- the BNAA06G06470D gene encoding uncharacterized protein At4g28440: MAEATPALRKPVFTKVNELRPGTNGHSLNVKVVSSKMVMQRGGGGGGRPNGPQARQMRIAECLVGDETGIIIFTARNDQVDLMKEGKIVTLRNAKIDMYKGSMRLAVDRWGRVEVAEEPTDITVKEDNNLSLIEYELVNVEA; encoded by the exons atggcTGAGGCAACACCAGCTTTGAGGAAGCCTGTGTTCACCAAGGTTAATGAGCTGAGACCTGGAACCAATGGTCACTCATTGAATGTGAAAGTTGTCAGCTCGAAGATGGTGATGCAgagaggtggaggaggaggaggtcgTCCCAATGGTCCTCAGGCTCGTCAGATGAGGATTGCAGAGTGTCTTGTTGGTGATGAGACTGGAATCATTATCTTTACTGCACGAAATGATCAAG TGGATTTGATGAAAGAAGGCAAGATTGTGACCCTGCGCAACGCCAAGATCGACATGTACAAGGGATCTATGAGGCTTGCGGTTGATAGATGGGGACGCGTTGAAGTCGCTGAGGAGCCCACAGACATCACTGTCAAGGAAGATAACAATCTTTCCCTCATCGAGTATGAGCTTGTGAACGTTGAAGCTTGA
- the BNAA06G06450D gene encoding transcription factor bHLH168: protein MRRQRGRELGEGSSMSWKEQRNLREKERRMRMKHLCFTLSSHVSPTHRLPVPQLIDHSASYMIQLKEKVNKLREKKKTLLGEVGNHSEGSSFNLPKLSICSRGSIIKMNLIMDLNMKRVMLHELVSVFEEEGAQVMSANLQNLNDRITYTVTAQAIICRIGIDPSRIEERLRDIIF from the exons atgaggagGCAGAGGGGAAGAGAATTAGGAGAAGGAAGCTCAATGTCGTGGAAGGAACAGCGAAACCTCAGAGAGAAAGAGCGACGAATGCGCATGAAACATCTCTGCTTTACACTCTCTTCTCATGTTTCTCCCACTCATAgg TTGCCGGTGCCTCAGCTTATAGACCATTCGGCATCATACATGATCCAATTAAAAGAGAAGGTAAATAAATTGAGGGAGAAGAAAAAGACTTTGTTAGGAGAAGTTGGGAATCACTCTGAAGGGTCGTCGTTTAATCTGCCGAAACTCAGTATTTGTTCGCGGGGCTCGATCATAAAAATGAATCTGATTATGGACCTGAACATGAAAAGAGTGATGCTACATGAGCTTGTTAGTGTttttgaagaagaaggagctcaAGTTATGAGTGCTAATCTTCAAAACTTGAATGATAGGATCACTTACACAGTCACAGCTCAG GCCATCATATGTCGGATCGGCATCGATCCATCAAGGATAGAAGAGAGATTAAGGGATATcatcttttga